In Planctomycetota bacterium, the sequence GCCGAGTCGAGGCGAGCGTCACCTACCGGCTCGACGAACGCGGCTTGCAGCTCGACTACGAGGCGACCACCGATGCCCCGACGCCGATCGCTCCGACGAACCACGCCTACCTCCACCTGCTCGGCCACGACGCCGGCACCATCGGCGGGCACGCGATTCGGCTCGATGCGGATCGCTACGCCATGATCGACGACGCGTTCCGGTTCACGGGCAAGTTTGCCTTCGTCGACGGTCGGGCCGAAGACCTCAGGCAGCCGGCGAGCATCGAGGAGCGCCTAGCCGGCTTCTTCGGCCGGCACGGCAGCATGTACGTCCTCAATGGTTCCGCCGGAACGCTCCGACCGGTGGCCGAGGTGGTCTACGAAGGTGCCCGTCGTCGGCTGGCTGTCGCGACGACCGAGTCGTGCCTGCAGCTCTACACGGGCGTGATGCTCGATCCGCACGCGGCCAAGGATGGGGCTCGCTACGACGCGCTCTCGGGCTTTTGCCTCGAAGCGCAGGCGTTTCCCGATCTGATGCACGACCTGCCTGCCGATGGTCCGTCCCGCTGCATTCTGCGTCCTGGCGAGGTTTATCGGCAGACGACCCGGTACGACCTGGGTGATCTGTAGCGGCATCGCCTCTCGCCCGGAGCGGGTGCTGGCGTTACACTGCCCTCCCGCCGCTGCGTTGGGCCTTCTGGCTGACTCGGCGGTCCCGCCTCCTGGTCCGAGGCGTCGCCGGGTTCTGCCGGTGTCGCATTCGGGCGTCGATCCGCCACCACCGGACGCAAGCTGCTCATGCCCCTGCCTGCCCTGGACTTCACA encodes:
- a CDS encoding aldose epimerase family protein; translation: MAPAARSFGTTSDGTRVDAFTLAAGDLEIEVFSYGATLRTFSHRGTDVTLGYDTLEPYLGRHPFFGSTVGRVAGRIGDGTFDLDGQRYELEPNEPPAMVNHLHGGKTGWDMKVWDAQVDGEAVRFSLVSPDGDNGYPGRVEASVTYRLDERGLQLDYEATTDAPTPIAPTNHAYLHLLGHDAGTIGGHAIRLDADRYAMIDDAFRFTGKFAFVDGRAEDLRQPASIEERLAGFFGRHGSMYVLNGSAGTLRPVAEVVYEGARRRLAVATTESCLQLYTGVMLDPHAAKDGARYDALSGFCLEAQAFPDLMHDLPADGPSRCILRPGEVYRQTTRYDLGDL